The proteins below are encoded in one region of Ferruginibacter lapsinanis:
- a CDS encoding winged helix-turn-helix domain-containing protein produces the protein MNLIEQLNKIFDNRVRLGIMSALMVNEEVNFNELKELLGITDGNLASHLKALEESGTIKVQKGFIGRKTNTTYAVTKAGEKAFKAHIAALEKMINSTK, from the coding sequence ATGAATTTAATTGAGCAATTAAATAAAATTTTTGATAACCGTGTCCGGCTCGGTATAATGAGTGCGTTAATGGTGAATGAGGAAGTGAACTTTAATGAGTTGAAAGAGTTGTTGGGTATCACCGATGGTAACTTGGCCAGTCATTTAAAAGCTTTGGAAGAGAGCGGTACGATCAAAGTTCAAAAGGGGTTTATAGGTAGAAAAACAAACACGACGTATGCTGTTACAAAAGCAGGTGAAAAAGCGTTCAAAGCACATATTGCTGCATTAGAAAAAATGATCAATTCAACAAAATAA
- a CDS encoding DUF4153 domain-containing protein — protein MKKASLKIVLVSAGAILFNILFWQEKMALNTLLFTAFILSALFALYPTSLKQPTMKWLLAAHIVTLAAVVIQNTLLSKLAFSVSLLLVIVFAQYLHRSVWYAGASAITNFIMMIHSFLENIQLMREGKFKLKGVGKMFRFLVIPLILVFVFFLLYNFANAAFQDLMNDVGIALQIFFSKLFTWFSWQRFGFLLLGLFVTGGLLLRSNISYFSELDVKKHNDLWRQKNDLKEWKKSYWFELLSLLMGRFANGVMALRNENITGIISLMLLNVLLFCINYLDIVYVWFGFTYKNNINPSEYVHEGTGLLIFSIVLAMALLLFFFRGNLNFYKKNKWLKYGAYAWLFQNAVLVVSVLFRDYYYIAHMGLAYKRIGVLVFLLLVLVGLITVFIKIHQRKTTYYLLRVNAWFAIIVLVVASCIHWDETIAKYNLARKNTVLLDVKFLLTLSDKTLPVLEKNMDVLDKAGVKIPGSEGEYLYRSVLTPREVFEIRKKVFLQQQQTYSWLSWNAADSYVKESFSKTTLSYSLK, from the coding sequence ATGAAAAAAGCATCTTTAAAAATCGTTTTGGTATCAGCTGGAGCCATTTTATTTAATATACTATTCTGGCAGGAAAAAATGGCTTTGAACACCTTACTGTTTACAGCCTTTATTTTATCGGCATTGTTTGCATTGTATCCTACCTCACTTAAACAGCCTACTATGAAGTGGTTACTGGCAGCGCATATTGTAACACTGGCAGCGGTAGTGATACAAAATACCTTATTAAGCAAACTGGCCTTTAGCGTCAGCCTGTTACTTGTAATTGTTTTTGCTCAATACTTGCACCGTTCTGTATGGTATGCAGGAGCTTCAGCCATTACTAATTTTATTATGATGATCCACTCTTTTTTAGAAAACATACAATTGATGAGGGAAGGGAAGTTTAAGCTAAAGGGGGTAGGTAAAATGTTTCGTTTTTTAGTCATTCCATTGATTTTAGTTTTTGTGTTTTTTCTATTATACAATTTTGCCAATGCGGCTTTTCAAGACTTGATGAATGATGTTGGAATTGCCTTGCAAATTTTTTTTAGCAAGTTATTTACCTGGTTTAGCTGGCAACGTTTTGGTTTTTTATTGCTGGGCTTATTTGTAACAGGAGGTCTTTTATTAAGAAGTAATATTTCATATTTTTCTGAATTGGATGTCAAAAAACATAATGACCTATGGAGGCAAAAAAATGATCTGAAGGAATGGAAAAAGTCTTATTGGTTTGAACTGCTTTCTCTGTTGATGGGTCGCTTTGCCAATGGAGTGATGGCTTTACGTAATGAAAATATCACAGGAATTATCAGTTTGATGTTATTGAATGTATTGTTGTTCTGTATCAATTACTTAGATATTGTGTATGTGTGGTTTGGGTTTACCTACAAAAATAATATTAACCCGTCTGAGTATGTACATGAAGGCACAGGTCTACTTATTTTTTCTATCGTGTTAGCAATGGCGCTATTACTCTTTTTCTTTAGAGGTAATTTGAATTTTTATAAAAAAAATAAGTGGTTGAAATATGGGGCATATGCCTGGTTATTTCAAAATGCAGTATTAGTCGTATCTGTATTGTTCAGAGATTATTATTACATAGCACATATGGGGTTGGCTTATAAACGTATTGGAGTACTTGTTTTTTTATTGCTTGTATTAGTGGGATTAATAACTGTTTTTATAAAGATCCATCAACGTAAAACAACATACTATTTATTGAGAGTGAATGCATGGTTTGCTATCATCGTTTTAGTGGTGGCATCCTGTATTCATTGGGATGAAACAATTGCTAAATATAATCTTGCAAGAAAAAATACTGTATTATTAGATGTAAAATTCTTGCTGACACTCTCAGATAAGACCTTGCCTGTATTAGAAAAAAACATGGATGTATTGGACAAAGCCGGAGTTAAAATCCCCGGAAGTGAAGGGGAATATTTATATCGTTCTGTATTAACGCCAAGAGAAGTATTTGAAATTAGAAAGAAAGTATTTTTACAACAACAACAAACCTATTCATGGCTTTCATGGAATGCGGCAGATTCATATGTGAAGGAGAGCTTTTCAAAAACTACACTTAGCTATTCATTGAAATAA
- a CDS encoding DUF6688 domain-containing protein, protein MGLYILVFGFPGFIAMIDFVGFVFTGRRIVGTVLLRITEVCSMLILPYMYLNLVSGPVNNCCGDSAPFSPDHQITIYTVIALCLLAYFYSSFRKEMAGPIVEIVSNALLIICIVLNIFIAIHVEESIYVFLGNIPIILLSILAIAKNHQLFMESNSDIDLNDLNKIERLARKVLQLKPVVKFPIIFIFCIPVLFVVTALLLIVGQKPDSLIRAFTDTYKHGLSQWDYKCDNVQCGGHYLCSVAAKGHTNIVRPQRYGVRNGGKIICNRQLLVSNAFEELVQETFPSVHKIIRKQYNRVGDVVHRYYNFFDIKLVSDIVYILMKPLEWFFLITLYSFDRKPENRIAKQYLSIEERRILKDK, encoded by the coding sequence ATGGGATTATATATTTTAGTGTTCGGGTTTCCCGGATTTATTGCCATGATCGATTTTGTAGGATTTGTATTTACCGGACGACGAATTGTAGGAACAGTGCTTTTAAGGATAACTGAGGTATGTTCAATGCTGATATTACCCTATATGTATTTGAACCTGGTAAGTGGTCCTGTTAATAATTGTTGTGGCGATAGCGCCCCTTTTTCACCGGACCATCAAATAACCATATATACAGTTATTGCGCTTTGTTTATTGGCTTATTTTTATTCCAGTTTCCGAAAAGAAATGGCAGGTCCAATTGTTGAGATCGTTTCAAATGCTTTGTTGATAATTTGTATAGTGTTGAATATTTTTATTGCTATTCATGTAGAAGAATCTATTTATGTCTTTTTAGGAAACATACCCATTATACTATTATCAATTTTAGCAATTGCGAAAAACCATCAGCTCTTCATGGAGAGCAATAGTGATATTGATCTCAATGATTTAAATAAAATTGAACGGTTAGCAAGGAAGGTATTACAACTAAAACCTGTTGTAAAGTTTCCAATTATCTTTATTTTTTGCATACCCGTTCTTTTTGTAGTAACGGCATTGCTGTTGATCGTTGGGCAGAAACCTGATTCTCTTATTCGAGCTTTTACAGACACTTACAAACATGGGCTTTCGCAATGGGATTATAAATGTGATAATGTACAGTGTGGCGGGCATTATTTGTGTTCGGTAGCTGCCAAAGGACATACAAACATTGTAAGGCCCCAGCGGTATGGAGTAAGGAATGGCGGAAAGATCATTTGTAACAGACAATTACTGGTTTCAAATGCGTTTGAAGAATTGGTACAGGAGACATTTCCCTCTGTTCATAAAATAATCAGAAAACAATATAACAGAGTCGGAGATGTGGTGCATCGTTATTATAATTTCTTCGACATAAAATTAGTGTCTGATATTGTATATATACTAATGAAACCATTAGAATGGTTCTTTCTGATAACTCTTTACTCATTTGACAGAAAGCCGGAGAATAGAATTGCAAAACAGTATTTGAGTATTGAGGAGAGACGAATATTGAAGGATAAATAA
- a CDS encoding ShlB/FhaC/HecB family protein codes for MKTFHNSIKIVFLLLIASCSLPIASQAQVNAVEFGRNRLQFKKFKWEYYQTKNFNIYFNQNGQELAKFVAQIAERELPGIESFTEYNLQRRANIIVYNEFADLKQSNIGLGTDWQTTGGLTKLVNNKMVVYFNGDHQHLLKQIREGIAKILTDNVLFGDDFGEIAGNQALLDLPQWLTDGYIAFAGNNWSTELDDELKSELLSGNYRNFYDFAFEQPLLAGHSFWYFIQEKYKKENVTYLLYLARIYKNLNKACQQVCKKKFRDVLAEFMEYETDKYEKDITRRNSYPKGKSIESFDINKRLDYYKINVNPAKKNNSYAMVQYKKGITRIILNEDYNNTTLIKYGIRNYKNASTTGYPILAWNPKGTRLMVIYKKEGRIKLFEFDTEVRIKRYKLDLTDKFDQIQDVSYSPYNSELLLVTAVKNGHTDIFTFSLDNEKVKQITNDVYDDLDASFVAFSNKNGILFSSNRPSATAKGSDTSLPSDNHYNVFLVTDFGGKPELNQISQLSNLKYGNARYPMQYNANHFTFISDENGIGNRYAGFFNTKRSGLDTLVLIGDDILHNPSAKEVDSTLTANKKTDIDSIAVVSISEDSAYTFPLTNYQSSVAETRIAGENNQVSEVTRQSDEKIVYKLNIDENTLNKRNVKMTPTTYMKSIVMADKIIKEAALIDTVAIADTLTKKEDVFQTEFENEKPDSSLLGKTVGSNTNDNENVLQKAKFYKYKPVKFYVDYGGAELFNNAILLNKYQPYQNGLGPVTLQPNTVVNGFVKFAVSELLEDTKILGGFRISSDLKDHEWLLSYQNFKRRIDWGATYYRSNQGFGFTIGGGGPVYPGKTLTNLYQANVSYPFDESKRLQLTAGIRSDRNVFATIPDPNQSDKPFIIPDVHRLFQTSSLQYVYDNTLNPAQNIWNGLRYKAFIEWNTDISKEKFATGKFNFNWGFDVRYYYPIYRNFIWAGRAAGDFSWGSQKTVYYLGGADGWFKPSFNSNNTPAADQTYAFQSLAVNMRGFIQNVANGNNAVTINSEFRLPVFSTLFNRPINNAFLRNFQLIQFVDLGTAWNGGYNGIRRPENIYGAPPVQVRLKVGGVGPFAGGYGFGARSTLLGYFLKFDVGWPMSGVFRGSPVKYVCLGLDF; via the coding sequence ATGAAGACGTTTCATAATAGTATCAAAATTGTTTTTTTATTGCTTATCGCCTCTTGTTCATTACCCATCGCTTCTCAGGCACAGGTAAATGCAGTTGAATTTGGAAGAAACCGCTTACAGTTCAAAAAATTTAAATGGGAATATTATCAAACTAAAAATTTCAATATTTACTTTAATCAAAACGGCCAGGAATTAGCAAAATTTGTGGCACAGATTGCAGAAAGAGAATTACCCGGAATAGAAAGTTTTACAGAGTATAATTTACAAAGAAGAGCTAATATTATTGTATACAATGAATTTGCTGACCTAAAACAATCCAATATCGGATTGGGCACAGACTGGCAAACTACGGGAGGATTAACCAAGTTGGTCAACAATAAAATGGTTGTTTATTTCAATGGAGATCATCAACATTTATTAAAACAAATAAGAGAAGGAATTGCAAAAATACTCACCGACAATGTTTTATTTGGAGATGACTTTGGCGAGATCGCCGGCAATCAGGCCTTGCTGGATCTGCCTCAGTGGCTTACCGACGGCTATATTGCGTTTGCCGGAAACAACTGGAGTACCGAATTAGACGACGAATTAAAAAGCGAATTACTAAGCGGCAACTATCGCAACTTTTACGATTTTGCTTTTGAACAACCATTACTGGCCGGTCATTCTTTCTGGTATTTTATTCAGGAAAAATATAAAAAGGAAAATGTTACTTACCTGCTATACTTGGCACGTATCTACAAAAATTTAAACAAAGCATGCCAACAAGTTTGCAAGAAAAAATTTAGAGACGTATTAGCTGAATTCATGGAATATGAAACAGATAAATATGAAAAAGATATTACCAGGCGCAACAGTTATCCAAAAGGAAAGTCTATTGAAAGTTTTGATATAAATAAGCGTTTGGATTATTACAAGATAAATGTAAACCCAGCGAAAAAAAATAATTCTTACGCAATGGTGCAATATAAAAAAGGCATCACAAGAATCATATTAAATGAAGATTACAATAATACTACTCTTATAAAATACGGTATTCGCAATTATAAAAATGCATCAACAACAGGCTATCCGATTTTAGCCTGGAACCCAAAAGGGACAAGGCTGATGGTTATATATAAAAAAGAAGGAAGAATTAAACTATTTGAGTTTGACACAGAAGTAAGAATCAAAAGATATAAACTTGACCTTACCGACAAATTCGATCAGATACAAGATGTTTCATACTCTCCTTACAACAGTGAATTACTGTTGGTAACAGCCGTCAAAAACGGACATACAGACATTTTTACTTTTTCATTAGATAACGAAAAAGTAAAACAGATCACCAATGATGTGTACGATGATCTGGATGCATCGTTTGTTGCTTTCTCTAACAAGAACGGAATCTTATTCAGCAGTAACAGACCAAGTGCCACCGCTAAAGGAAGTGATACTTCTTTACCAAGTGATAATCATTACAATGTTTTTTTAGTGACCGACTTTGGAGGCAAACCTGAACTCAATCAAATATCTCAGCTATCAAATTTAAAATACGGCAATGCCAGATATCCGATGCAATACAATGCCAATCACTTTACTTTCATCAGCGATGAAAATGGTATTGGCAACCGATATGCCGGTTTTTTCAATACAAAAAGATCGGGATTAGATACACTTGTATTGATCGGCGATGATATTTTGCACAATCCTTCTGCCAAAGAAGTTGATAGCACTTTAACTGCTAACAAAAAGACAGATATAGATTCCATTGCTGTTGTTTCAATTTCTGAAGACTCTGCTTATACATTCCCTTTAACCAACTACCAAAGCAGTGTTGCAGAAACACGAATTGCCGGAGAGAATAACCAGGTTAGTGAGGTCACCAGGCAAAGCGATGAAAAAATTGTATACAAATTAAATATTGATGAGAATACATTAAATAAAAGAAATGTAAAAATGACGCCGACCACTTACATGAAAAGTATAGTGATGGCGGATAAAATTATTAAAGAAGCGGCATTAATTGATACAGTTGCAATTGCCGACACACTTACTAAAAAAGAAGATGTTTTTCAAACAGAATTTGAAAATGAAAAACCTGACAGCAGCCTGCTAGGTAAAACAGTTGGCAGCAACACAAATGATAATGAGAACGTATTGCAAAAAGCAAAATTCTACAAATACAAGCCGGTTAAGTTTTATGTAGACTACGGCGGTGCCGAACTTTTTAACAATGCTATTTTACTAAATAAATACCAACCTTATCAAAATGGTTTAGGCCCGGTTACTTTACAACCCAATACTGTAGTAAATGGTTTTGTAAAATTTGCTGTGTCTGAATTATTAGAAGACACAAAAATTCTTGGTGGCTTCAGAATATCTTCTGATCTAAAAGATCATGAATGGTTATTGAGCTATCAAAATTTTAAACGAAGAATTGATTGGGGCGCCACTTATTATAGAAGTAATCAAGGATTCGGATTTACAATTGGTGGAGGTGGCCCGGTTTACCCCGGCAAAACATTAACTAATTTATATCAGGCGAATGTTAGCTATCCCTTTGATGAAAGTAAAAGACTGCAACTTACTGCAGGAATCAGAAGTGATAGAAATGTTTTTGCAACAATCCCCGATCCCAATCAATCAGACAAACCTTTTATTATACCCGATGTGCATCGTTTATTCCAAACAAGCAGTTTACAATACGTTTATGATAACACATTAAATCCGGCACAAAATATCTGGAATGGTTTGAGATATAAAGCTTTTATAGAATGGAATACTGATATCAGTAAAGAAAAATTTGCCACAGGTAAATTCAATTTCAACTGGGGCTTTGATGTTCGTTATTACTATCCTATTTATCGCAATTTTATTTGGGCGGGTAGAGCAGCTGGGGATTTCAGTTGGGGCAGCCAAAAAACAGTTTATTATTTAGGCGGTGCGGATGGCTGGTTCAAACCATCCTTTAATTCTAATAATACACCTGCTGCGGATCAAACTTATGCTTTCCAATCTTTAGCTGTGAACATGAGAGGTTTCATTCAAAATGTTGCTAATGGCAATAATGCAGTAACGATCAATAGCGAATTTAGATTACCTGTATTTTCTACATTATTTAACCGTCCGATCAACAATGCATTTTTAAGAAACTTTCAATTGATCCAGTTTGTTGATCTGGGCACTGCCTGGAATGGGGGATATAATGGCATTCGCCGACCTGAAAATATTTACGGGGCTCCTCCTGTGCAGGTACGATTAAAAGTGGGTGGGGTTGGGCCTTTTGCCGGAGGCTATGGCTTCGGAGCCAGAAGCACTTTGCTTGGCTACTTTTTAAAATTTGATGTGGGCTGGCCAATGTCGGGAGTATTCAGAGGAAGCCCGGTTAAATATGTTTGTTTGGGATTAGATTTTTAA
- a CDS encoding MBL fold metallo-hydrolase, whose amino-acid sequence MLQIKSFVFSPIQENTYVLFNESKECIIIDPGCYFDEEKEQLKNFIGKSGLVPKMLLNTHCHLDHVFGNKFIAETYGLTLQLHEIEKQVLAFAPTSGLMYNMPFDNYAGEFIILKEGDSIFLGEDELKVIEAPGHSPGHICFYCAKQNFVIGGDVLFQRSIGRSDLPGGNHQTLLSSIRQKLLVLPEETVVYSGHGDTTTIGEEKRNNPYLA is encoded by the coding sequence GTGTTACAGATCAAATCCTTTGTTTTCAGCCCCATTCAGGAAAATACTTATGTACTCTTTAATGAATCAAAGGAGTGTATCATCATTGATCCGGGTTGTTATTTTGATGAAGAAAAGGAACAACTCAAGAACTTTATCGGGAAGAGTGGTTTGGTGCCTAAAATGTTGCTTAATACTCATTGTCATTTAGATCATGTTTTTGGTAACAAATTTATTGCAGAAACTTACGGACTAACGCTGCAACTACATGAAATAGAAAAACAGGTATTGGCTTTTGCCCCAACGTCCGGTTTAATGTACAACATGCCTTTTGATAATTATGCCGGAGAGTTTATCATACTAAAAGAAGGGGACTCCATTTTTTTAGGGGAAGATGAATTAAAGGTAATCGAAGCTCCCGGACATTCTCCCGGCCATATTTGCTTTTATTGCGCCAAACAAAATTTTGTAATCGGTGGAGATGTGTTGTTTCAGCGTAGTATCGGCAGATCAGATTTACCAGGAGGTAATCACCAGACATTGTTAAGCAGTATCAGGCAAAAGTTATTGGTATTGCCTGAGGAAACGGTGGTGTACAGCGGACATGGAGATACTACAACCATCGGAGAGGAAAAAAGGAACAATCCATATTTAGCTTAG
- the mce gene encoding methylmalonyl-CoA epimerase, whose product MLKIEHIGIAVKELATSIPLFEKLLNSHCYKTELVESEQVNTAFFKQGDTKIELLESLTTDGVISKYVDKKGEGLHHIAFEVADIYTEMDRLKNEGFILLNDTPKKGADNKLVCFLHPKSTNGVLIELCQEQPNLLS is encoded by the coding sequence ATGCTAAAAATAGAACATATAGGCATCGCTGTAAAGGAATTAGCAACTTCCATACCGCTGTTTGAAAAGCTGCTAAATAGTCATTGCTATAAAACCGAACTGGTAGAAAGCGAGCAAGTAAACACGGCCTTTTTCAAACAAGGGGACACCAAAATTGAGCTGTTGGAAAGCCTGACAACAGATGGCGTTATTTCTAAATATGTTGATAAAAAAGGGGAAGGATTGCACCATATCGCATTTGAAGTAGCCGATATTTATACTGAAATGGATAGATTAAAAAACGAAGGATTCATTTTATTGAACGATACCCCCAAAAAAGGAGCCGATAATAAACTGGTTTGTTTCCTGCACCCAAAGTCTACCAATGGCGTGTTAATTGAATTATGCCAGGAACAGCCCAATCTGCTAAGCTAA
- a CDS encoding IscS subfamily cysteine desulfurase, producing the protein MLKLPIYLDNNATTPMDPRVLEAMTPYFLQHFGNAASRNHPFGWEAEEAVDYAREQVAKLIGADPKEIIFTSGATEGDNLGIKGVYEMYASKGNHIITATTEHKAVLDTCKHIEKLGGEVTYLQVKPDGLIDLKELEAAIKPTTILIAIMYANNEIGTVMPIKEISAIARKHGILVFTDGTQAVGKIPVDVNKDGIDLMAFTAHKMYGPKGVGALYVRRKNPRVKVTAQMDGGGHERGMRSGTLNVPGIVGFGKACELCMLDMEADTQRITKLRDKLETELLKLEEAYVNGSREHRLPHVTNISFKHVEGEGLLMGFNKNIALSSGSACTSASLEPSYVLKALGLGDDLAHSSLRFGLSRFTTEEEIDYTIKAISETVLKLREMSPLWEMYKEGIDLSTIEWAHH; encoded by the coding sequence ATGTTGAAGTTGCCGATCTATTTAGATAATAATGCTACCACTCCGATGGACCCGAGAGTACTGGAAGCTATGACCCCTTATTTCCTGCAGCATTTTGGTAATGCCGCAAGTCGTAACCATCCTTTTGGCTGGGAAGCAGAGGAAGCTGTGGATTATGCTCGTGAACAAGTTGCAAAATTGATTGGGGCTGATCCAAAAGAGATCATTTTTACCAGCGGAGCTACAGAAGGCGATAATTTAGGTATTAAAGGGGTGTATGAAATGTATGCCAGTAAAGGGAACCACATTATTACGGCAACAACAGAACACAAAGCTGTGTTGGATACTTGTAAGCACATTGAGAAATTAGGTGGAGAAGTGACATACTTACAAGTAAAGCCTGATGGATTAATTGATCTGAAAGAATTGGAAGCGGCTATCAAACCAACAACTATATTAATTGCTATCATGTATGCCAATAATGAAATTGGTACCGTGATGCCGATCAAAGAGATCAGTGCCATTGCTCGTAAGCATGGTATATTGGTTTTTACTGATGGTACTCAGGCAGTAGGAAAAATACCTGTTGATGTAAATAAAGATGGTATTGATCTGATGGCTTTTACTGCTCATAAAATGTACGGACCAAAAGGTGTTGGTGCATTATATGTTCGTCGTAAAAATCCAAGAGTAAAAGTTACCGCTCAAATGGATGGCGGTGGCCATGAAAGAGGAATGAGAAGTGGTACCTTGAATGTACCTGGTATTGTTGGATTTGGGAAAGCTTGTGAATTGTGTATGTTGGATATGGAAGCAGATACACAACGTATAACCAAATTAAGAGACAAATTAGAAACTGAATTATTGAAATTGGAAGAAGCTTATGTAAACGGTAGTCGTGAACATCGTTTACCACATGTAACAAATATCTCTTTCAAACACGTAGAAGGAGAAGGTTTGTTGATGGGCTTTAATAAAAATATTGCTTTAAGCTCAGGCTCGGCTTGTACCTCAGCATCATTGGAACCATCATATGTATTAAAAGCATTAGGATTGGGTGATGATCTGGCACATAGTTCTTTACGTTTTGGTCTAAGTCGTTTTACAACCGAAGAAGAAATTGATTACACTATTAAAGCAATAAGTGAAACGGTTTTGAAGTTAAGAGAAATGAGTCCGCTTTGGGAAATGTATAAAGAGGGAATTGATTTGAGCACAATTGAGTGGGCACACCACTAA
- the iscU gene encoding Fe-S cluster assembly scaffold IscU → MAYSEKVIDHYQNPKNVGTLDKSSKNVGTGLVGAPECGDVMRLQIEVDDAGLITDAKFKTFGCGSAIASSSLATEWLKGKSVDEALKVDNMDFVEELNLPPVKIHCSVLAEDAIKAAINDYRVKNGMEAIKFEESVVH, encoded by the coding sequence ATGGCATATTCAGAAAAAGTAATAGATCACTACCAAAATCCTAAAAACGTTGGTACGCTTGATAAAAGCAGTAAAAATGTTGGTACTGGTTTGGTAGGTGCGCCGGAATGCGGTGACGTAATGCGTTTGCAGATCGAGGTAGATGATGCAGGTTTAATTACGGATGCGAAATTTAAAACCTTTGGTTGCGGATCAGCTATCGCTTCTTCATCTTTAGCTACTGAGTGGTTAAAAGGTAAAAGTGTTGATGAAGCACTGAAAGTAGATAACATGGATTTTGTGGAAGAGCTGAATCTTCCCCCGGTAAAAATCCACTGTTCTGTATTAGCAGAAGATGCTATCAAAGCGGCAATCAATGATTACCGTGTTAAAAATGGCATGGAAGCAATTAAGTTTGAAGAAAGTGTAGTTCATTAA
- a CDS encoding HesB/IscA family protein, giving the protein MVATDNAIYISDKAKDKVISLMKDSGVADDPSYFLRVGVVGGGCSGLSYKMDFDNEQKPMDQVFEDKGIKIVTDLKSFLYLVNTELEFSDGLNGKGFYFNNPNASRSCGCGESFAV; this is encoded by the coding sequence ATGGTAGCAACAGATAACGCAATATACATCAGCGATAAGGCAAAAGATAAAGTCATCAGTCTGATGAAAGATTCAGGTGTGGCAGACGACCCTTCTTATTTTTTAAGAGTAGGTGTTGTTGGCGGCGGCTGTAGTGGGCTGAGCTATAAAATGGATTTTGACAATGAGCAAAAGCCTATGGATCAGGTGTTTGAAGACAAGGGCATTAAGATTGTGACCGATCTTAAAAGTTTTTTATACCTGGTAAATACAGAACTTGAATTCAGCGATGGATTGAATGGCAAAGGATTTTATTTCAATAATCCGAATGCAAGCAGAAGTTGTGGGTGTGGCGAGAGTTTTGCGGTTTAA
- a CDS encoding T9SS type A sorting domain-containing protein — protein sequence MVRDKASILLMKHFTLLFITHLLFSVSLLADFNIAASAVYLDINGTSSFYNTQKSSSLSGIGTNNLNAQLGVFGNNSGNLKLIGAEIRTIKNNTGSICGGNLYYSIYPEGDRPAAITFSSISLSVFCSCNGNSFSSCGGGSCGSIYEQKLQNVTRSIDLTTFEAGNYTLEIYYEASGENCSQQRFDNAGGANYKADFTISAPLAISLTAFGASCTDNAVKLKWVIQNDADIVKYEIEKSSTGLIFNPIGTVNANGIATMSSYSFLDTDPIVGTNYYRMRVYHKNTAVNLSSIMRIYFGKVGNTIFIYPNPSGSALAVRFAAVNRGHYQMSILTNSGQQISSTSIEHDGLDKTIKIDMPSSLPKGVYRLFLIDKTRFYKQAFLIK from the coding sequence TTGGTAAGAGATAAAGCATCGATATTATTGATGAAACATTTTACACTCTTATTTATTACTCATTTATTGTTCAGTGTGTCATTGCTGGCAGACTTTAATATTGCTGCGTCTGCTGTTTACCTCGATATCAATGGCACCTCATCTTTTTATAATACTCAAAAATCTTCCTCGTTATCTGGTATTGGCACTAATAATCTCAACGCCCAGTTAGGCGTATTTGGTAATAATAGCGGCAATTTGAAGTTGATCGGTGCCGAAATAAGGACGATCAAAAATAACACTGGCTCAATTTGCGGAGGTAATTTGTACTATTCTATTTATCCTGAAGGCGACAGACCTGCTGCTATTACTTTTTCTTCTATCAGTTTAAGCGTTTTTTGTAGTTGCAATGGGAACTCATTCAGCAGTTGTGGTGGTGGCTCTTGCGGAAGCATCTACGAACAGAAATTGCAAAATGTAACCAGATCTATTGACCTCACAACTTTTGAAGCAGGCAATTATACACTTGAAATATATTACGAAGCATCAGGTGAGAACTGCTCTCAACAACGGTTTGACAATGCCGGAGGTGCCAACTACAAAGCAGATTTTACAATAAGTGCTCCACTTGCCATCAGCCTTACTGCATTTGGTGCTTCATGTACAGACAATGCTGTTAAGCTAAAATGGGTAATTCAAAATGATGCTGATATTGTAAAATATGAAATTGAAAAATCTTCAACCGGACTGATCTTCAACCCTATTGGAACAGTGAATGCTAATGGTATAGCAACAATGAGCTCTTATAGCTTTTTAGATACTGACCCTATCGTTGGTACTAATTACTACAGAATGAGGGTATATCATAAAAACACCGCCGTTAATCTGTCCTCTATTATGAGGATATATTTCGGTAAAGTTGGGAACACTATATTTATTTATCCCAATCCTTCGGGATCAGCATTGGCTGTTCGGTTTGCCGCTGTAAACAGAGGACATTATCAAATGAGTATTTTAACAAATAGTGGCCAGCAGATTTCCTCTACATCTATTGAGCATGACGGTTTGGATAAAACTATAAAAATTGATATGCCTTCTTCTTTGCCAAAAGGAGTCTATCGATTATTTTTAATAGATAAAACACGGTTTTACAAACAAGCTTTTTTAATAAAATAA